The following are encoded together in the Macrobrachium rosenbergii isolate ZJJX-2024 chromosome 21, ASM4041242v1, whole genome shotgun sequence genome:
- the LOC136849544 gene encoding uncharacterized protein, translated as MITSKVSSTSPAEKLSIDEQIVPFKGTSSTKTYNPKKPKKWGYKIFVLSGTNGLVYNFKIYAGNISPVPGQPDLKASGNIVLDLLQPIPKGMWHKVYFDNWFNSPLLQTTLWKQGFGSLGTVRLNRFSGCNMPSDTQMKHLRRGTSVLQVTQMDDVELRVVKWFSRDKTIQKAWVIRCRRRDKINLQNAQICSIHFQQDDFEDEVKSQILGVLPKCLKSTAVPSIHLPESSSSDATVERSARLGKRDHQKFIDAIMDQTEITGELPRPMDDSNIIGQSEITGEEFRRPMNHFQDDSDIEEANHERIDKSNQSEKSDNGGQNAQENLKHKLGILEEENVHLRKELMDKDSKLKELMQENNYLRKQYNFILKKQKNELQAEIKTILSPLFSETQINAIIGKKVGSHSPNSYGKYGDVESRNAFGVKIDAQTGILDRMSEMMKTIKVKSEKTRSLYPFQKG; from the exons ATGATCACCTCAAAAGTTTCAAGTACTTCTCCTGCTGAAAAACTTTCCATTGATGAACAAATTGTTCCCTTCAAAGGAACCTCAAGTACGAAAACCTATAATCCAAAGAAACCAAAGAAGTGGGGTTATAAGATATTTGTTCTGTCAGGTACTAATGGGTTAGTTTATAACTTCAAGATTTATGCTGGAAACATAAGCCCTGTTCCAGGTCAACCAGATCTGAAAGCTTCTGGCAACATTGTTCTTGATCTCCTTCAGCCAATACCAAAGGGAATGTGGCATAAAGTATACTTTGATAATTGGTTCAACAGCCCCCTCCTGCAAACTACTTTATGGAAACAAGGGTTTGGTTCACTTGGGACAGTGAGACTGAATCGTTTTTCTGGTTGTAACATGCCTTCTGATACACAAATGAAACATTTAAGACGTGGTACAAGTGTACTTCAAGTAACACAAATGGATGATGTAGAGCTAAGAGTAGTAAAATg GTTTTCTCGAGACAAAACTATACAGAAAGCCTGGGTAATCCGCTGCAGACGTAGAGATAAAATTAATCTTCAAAATGCCCAGATTTGTTCCATTCATTTTCAGCAAGATGATTTTGAAGATGAAGTAAAGTCACAGATACTTGGAGTTCTTCCTAAATGCTTGAAGAGTACAGCTGTGCCATCAATTCATCTTCCTGAAT cttCTTCATCTGACGCAACTGTTGAAAGATCAGCAAGACTTGGAAAGCGAGATCACCAGAAATTTATCGATGCAATCATGGACCAAACAGAGATTACCGGAGAACTACCCAGACCTATGGATGATAGCAACATTATAGGCCAATCAGAAATAACTGGAGAGGAGTTCAGAAGGCCTATGAATCATTTCCAAGATGACAGTGATATAGAGGAGGCAAATCATGAAAGAATTGATAAATCTAATCAGTCCGAGAAGAGCGATAATGGCGGTCAAAACGCACAAGAGAATTTGAAGCACAAATTGGGTATACTAGAAGAGGAAAATGTACATCTAAGAAAAGAACTTATGGATAAAGATAGCAAATTGAAGGAACTaatgcaagaaaataattatcttcgaaagcaatataattttatcttgaaaaaacaaaagaatgaattacaagctgaaataaaaaccatattGAGTCCTCTTTTTAGTGAAACACAAATCAATGCTATAATCGGGAAAAAAGTTGGTTCCCATAGTCCTAACTCGTATGGAAAATACGGAGATGTCGAGTCACGAAATGCATTTGGAGTTAAAATAGATGCACAAACTGGAATACTTGATAGGAtgagtgaaatgatgaaaacaataaaagtgaaaagtgaGAAAACAAGAAGTCTTTACCCATTCCAAAAGGGATAA